A genome region from Gouania willdenowi chromosome 9, fGouWil2.1, whole genome shotgun sequence includes the following:
- the c9h12orf43 gene encoding protein CUSTOS isoform X4: MELVTFLLERVVVADHDHDGNDLQVTKGFRTHVAKKLGHYLDSCISETQPEMPFNVECDDDDEGFRLFSTSVPGQKAEDPPAPVRHRPASSSSDSEMERRLKEAAVSIKDLLPSLSLPIADSPCSTDTPSSEKVKKLKKKKENSYDKKKKQDHDKCQDTNLPCSAQNSERSSENEILEQVAVKRKKKKQKRITEENATD; the protein is encoded by the exons AGTCGTTGTTGCTGATCATGACCACGATGGTAATGACCTCCAAGTTACCAAAGGCTTTCGGACACATGTGGCTAAGAAGTTGGGCCATTATTTGGACAG TTGCATTTCAGAGACGCAGCCTGAAATGCCATTCAATGTGgagtgtgatgatgatgatgaag GATTTCGTCTGTTTTCCACTTCAGTCCCAGGACAAAAAGCAGAGGACCCTCCTGCTCCTGTTAGACATCGACCTGCTTCCAGCTCAAG TGACAGTGAAATGGAAAGGAGGCTGAAGGAAGCAGCGGTCTCCATCAAGGATCTTTTACCTTCACTGTCGCTGCCCATTGCAGACAGTCCTTGCTCTACAGACACACCCAGCTCAGAAAAAGTCAAGAAactgaagaaaaagaaagagaatagttatgacaagaaaaagaaacaggATCATGACAAGTGCCAAGACACAAACTTGCCATGCTCTGCTCAAAATTCTGAAAGAAGCAGTGAAAACGAGATCTTGGAGCAGGTAGCAGTGAAacggaaaaagaagaaacaaaaaagaatcACAGAGGAGAACGCAACAGACTGA
- the hnf1a gene encoding LOW QUALITY PROTEIN: hepatocyte nuclear factor 1-alpha (The sequence of the model RefSeq protein was modified relative to this genomic sequence to represent the inferred CDS: substituted 1 base at 1 genomic stop codon): MRAVLFCQAAVSXGLRLMEGGERAGAATVRSKRLTALQEQLVWALLESGLSREVLVQAMGELEQTRAGAGADRGDGESSEEGEMDFHPPIFRELEKLPPEEASKLKNEVDRLLQEDSWHVAKMVKSYMQQHNLPQREVVESTGLNQSHLSQHLNKGTPMKNQKRAALYSWYVKKQCEISQQFTNAKHGLASMEEPGEENKKGRRNRFKWGPASLQILFHAYERQKNPSKEEREGLVDECNRAECLQRGVSPSQLAGLGSNLVTEVRVYNWFANRRKEEAFRHKLALDTPFTNQPTSSTNPTLSTSPEQDVKYCHHISCDTLASARGGGGDRVGQLVVSPVQLEPSHTLLESHNPKLVSSGGPLPPVSTLTSLHSLSACPASSQSLIMASVPSVMSLGESSLFIGLASTQPQTVPVINNMGGGFTTLQPISFQQQLHAASQQPISQQLHSHMAASPFMATMAQLPCHMYNKSDSPQYPSPSLLSQAMVIADSSSLGTLTSLATVRQILTADPEEETDPPLQEESLHLQPHTPVPASSESLELYPSTQTSASHQSHLLSPSTTEIISYIPTQIVSTAQ, encoded by the exons ATGAGAGCAGTGTTGTTTTGCCAGGCAGCAGTGAGCTGAGGCTTAAGACTAATGGAGGGAGGGGAAAGGGCTGGGGCAGCCACAGTGAGATCCAAGCGTCTGACTGCGCTCCAGGAGCAGCTGGTCTGGGCCCTCCTGGAGTCAGGGCTGTCCAGAGAGGTGCTGGTCCAAGCCATGGGGGAGCTGGAGCAAACCAGAGCAGGTGCTGGAGCTGACAGGGGCGATGGAGAGAGTTCCGAGGAGGGTGAAATGGATTTTCATCCACCTATATTCAGAGAACTGGAAAAACTACCGCCAGAGGAAGCGTCCAAATTGAAGAATGAAGTTGACCGATTGTTGCA GGAGGACTCCTGGCATGTGGCAAAAATGGTCAAAAGCTACATGCAGCAGCACAACCTACCTCAGCGAGAGGTGGTGGAGTCCACAGGACTCAACCAGTCCCACCTCTCCCAACATCTCAACAAAGGCACGCCCATGAAGAACCAAAAGAGAGCCGCCCTGTACAGCTGGTACGTCAAGAAGCAGTGTGAAATCAGCCAGC AATTCACTAATGCTAAACATGGCCTGGCATCTATGGAGGAGCCAGGAGAGGAAAATAAGAAAGGGAGGAGAAACCGGTTCAAGTGGGGTCCAGCTTCCCTGCAGATCCTCTTTCATGCCTATGAACGACAGAAGAACCCCAGCAAGGAGGAAAGAGAGGGACTAGTGGATGAGTGTAACAG GGCAGAGTGTCTCCAGAGAGGAGTGTCTCCTTCCCAGCTTGCCGGCCTGGGCTCCAATCTGGTCACTGAGGTTAGAGTGTACAACTGGTTCGCCAACAGACGTAAAGAGGAGGCCTTCCGTCACAAGCTGGCCCTCGACACACCTTTCACTAACCAGCCTACTTCATCCACCAACCCCACTCTTTCAACCAGCCCTGAGCAGG ATGTGAAATACTGTCACCACATCTCATGTGACACTCTGGCCTCAGctagaggaggtggaggagacaGAGTGGGACAACTAGTGGTGAGCCCAGTCCAACTGGAGCCCAGTCACACACTCCTCGAGAGCCACAACCCCAAATTG GTGTCCAGTGGAGGCCCTTTACCACCAGTAAGCACTCTAACCTCCCTCCACAGTCTATCTGCATGCCCTGCATCATCACAGAGCCTCATTATGGCCTCAGTGCCAAGTGTCATGAGTCTAGGGGAGTCCTCTCTTTTCATTG GTTTGGCTTCCACACAGCCTCAAACGGTGCCAGTTATTAACAACATGGGAGGAGGATTCACAACTCTACAGCCAATCTCATTCCAGCAGCAGCTTCATGCTGCATCACAGCAGCCCATATCTCAGCAGCTCCACAGTCACATGGCTGCCAGTCCTTTCATGGCAACCATGGCACAGCTGCCATGTCACA TGTACAACAAGTCAGATTCTCCTCAGTACCCATCACCCAGTCTGCTGTCTCAGGCCATGGTGATTGCTGACAGCAGCAGCCTGGGGACTCTGACCAGCCTTGCAACTGTACGGCAG ATTCTGACAGCAGATCCAGAGGAAGAGACAGATCCACCTTTACAGGAGGAATCCTTACACCTGCAGCCACACACACCAGTGCCAG ccTCTTCTGAAAGCCTGGAGCTGTATCCCTCCACTCAGACTTCAGCGAGTCATCAGTCTCACCTCCTCTCACCCTCAACAACAGAAATCATCTCCTACATTCCAACACAAATAGTTTCAACTGCACAGTAA